AAGAGTCTTGACCTCTTCAACAAAATACCCCTTCAAAAGTCACAAAGGATAAAACCCCAGAAATCCTTCATGCCTAAAACTTTAGTCTTTGCCACATTTGTTTTCCCCACATCACTTGCTTTCCCTATTTATTCTGGATGCTGAAACAATATTCTTAAATGCTCAGTGCAAGTTTTTGTTCATTTACTGCTATGCTGGACATTTGGGGACTCCTTCAAAATCCTCAACCCAGGAGAATCAATTCTACCGTCCAATAGCTCCTGCCCTAAGGAGGTTctttggaggagaaggaaaaaatgCTGATTTGGGAACAAAtaatggggttgggggggggggggatgctgcaTTCTCCAGTCCAGAAGGCAAGCGGGAGTCTAAAGATGATCTGCAGCACAGATCCCTTTCCTTGCCGACCTCTTAAGAAAAATAACAAAGGCAAACATGCAGTGTGTTCTCTATTGGCGGCTCTTTCTCGGTTTGTAAACACTCCCTCTCGTCTCATTTCCCAGTTTGTGTACTCTTgttttgcttatttttttaaaggtaaaagaggGAAAACACATACatagaattaaaataaacatgGTCTCCCAACCACTGCCTTGTGCCTTGCCCATTCTTTCTCAGTTTCAAATCTTGACCTTCGTATAATAGCGTTCCTTAAACCAAAcacttgccttctctgccaagctcCAATAAACAAAGTTTAGAAGACAGTCAGTCAGAGGAAGGATTCTGAGAGCCCAGGTTGAAACCCTCTCTGAATTTCATTCTGGACTTTTAcctctttttcttgttttctggtGAGATTTCAGGGGCTTGTTAAGTTGCCACAATTGGCAATCTTTTGGGAGGAACTTTATCTTTTTGTCAAAATATGTATCATTGTGTTCCACAAGGCTAATGAATGGTGACCAAAACGTGGCCAGGAAGGAGGAGGCATGGGAGACGGCCAAGGGACGAGGCAGACGGCCGGCTTTTCTCTCTGGACGGTGCTAAGAAGGCACTGTGATTTGACCTCCTGCCTCCCCGGGAAGGACAGAAGGGAGGCCGACCCCTTCTTCCGCCCCACAACACAATCGCTCCCTTGGAATGACATTACAACGCAAGCACGCAAGCCGCACAGGAAAAGTAAAAAGAATGGAAGAGGATTGACCTTCTGTCCTTACACTAACTCTTTCTCGGCTCCGAAGAAATATTCGGTGGTGCCCTTCAGCACCCGGAATGTGCCGTGCATTGAATGTGGTGATCCTCATCACGGAGAGAAGATGCGGGTGTCGTTCTCTTTGCTCTCACATTTCAATGTTGACTTCTCCATTACCCTCTGAGCAAAACCATTCGTGTGTCTCGTGATGTGAACCATTTGAGCAATAGCGTGGCCGCCTTTCACAACAAGGTGAACGGAGCACTGGGCGTTCTCGCTCTCGGCCCCTGATCCCCTCCACCCACATCATGGCTAGAAAGAAATAGGCGGTCTTCACCATCCGGACAAGAGGAATGAAGACAAGATTGCAGGTTTTCTTTTCCAATCGCTCCTTTAGCCTGAACCCCAGACCCGCAGTTGGAATGGCACCGGGTTTCCTATTATCTGTCCAAATCAAAGATGTTTCACCTCCCCGTCACGTCCCTTTGGCAACCCCAGTCCCACATCCAAAAGGACCCCTGCCTCCACAACACCCCtatttctctcattttctctcCACTTGAAAAAGGGACCGATTCTCCAAGTGGCCTGTTTCTGGCCCCAAGGGTGATGGCGGGGGCTCCAGCATCAAACCGAGTGGGCAAGCACCGCCGGCCCCTGCCGATGGAGGGAGAGGGGGGTCTCTGCCTCTCCCCCCCTTGCCGTTCCCCTCCCCACGCACAGAATGTTATACAAAAGACCCGTCCAACGTGGCGGGGAAAGACGCCTCCCTCCTTCCGGGCAGGGGGGCGGGGACCCCCACCGCTGCTGCCGGGCGGCCGAAAGGGTACAGAGGGGAGGGCGACTATACGCGGGTGGTGGAATGAGGGTGGGGGAGCGTGTTATTGTGTCCGGTGGGGAAGGTGTTGAAGGGGTGCAGGGCTTGCATGCCCGTGATCGTGCTGGGGATCATGGTGATGGTGTTGGGGGTCATCAGGGGGACGTCGTCCGGGGCCCGGCGCAGGGCCAGGGTATAATCGGGGGGGCAGGCGGGGCGCAGGATCTCATGGGGCCGCAGGGGCTCCAGGTCATGGGCGTCGTGCTCCGAGTGCTTGATCTGGAGGGACATGATCTCCTCCTCCTGCCCGCCATGCACCAGGTCATTGGCCGCGCTGCGCTGGGGGCTGAGCCGCCGCCCACTCCGCAGTTCATGCCGCTTGTCCCGCTTGTAGTAGAGGGCTGCGAAGGCCAGGATGTTGAGGAAGAGAAGGGAGGCGCCCACGGCCACTGTGACGCTCAGCTCCGTGGAGTAGTCCCGCGAGTCTCCCGGGAAGGGCACGTAGCGCTGCGGTCGCACCACGTCATCCTCGTCCACAGGGAGCGTGGGCATAGGCCGGCGGGTGGTCAGCGGCCCTGTGCTGGGCCAGCGGGTGACGGCCGGTGGGATGCGGGTGGTGGTGGAGGTGTAGGGGGGCTCGTGGAGGTTGTGGAGGTGGGGCACCAGCTCCAGCCAGAAGGCCACCTTGTTGGCCCGGTAGTTGTCGCGCACCCGGGGCTTGAGGCCGATGTGGAGGTACTGCTTGTCTTTCGTGTTGAACTTGGTCCAGACCACCTCCTCAAAGCGGTTGGGCTTGGTGTGGATGAACTTGGTGTCCTGCGGAACTGGCTGGTTCGGGTCTCTGAGGAAACCAGGGAGACACAGAGACGGGATATGGTTAATGCACAGGAAGGGCAAAACAGTGAGAaattagaatcatataatcatagaatagtagagtttgaagagacctcatgggccatccagtccaaccccctgccaagaagcaggaaatcgcattcaaagcacccccgacagatggccatccagcctctgcttaaaagcctccaaagaaggagcctcctccacactccggggcagagagttccactgctgaacagctctcacagtgaggaagttcttcctgatgttcaggtggaatcttctttcctgtagtttgaagccattgttccacgtcctagtctgcagggcagcaaaaaacaagcttgctccctcctccctatgacttcccctcacatatttgtgcatggctatcatgtctcctctcagccttctcttctgcaggctaaacatgcccagttctttaagccgctcctcatagggcttgttctgcagacccttgatcattttagttgacctcctctggacgctttcacCCAAGGCTGCCAATGCAAGCAGCATCCTTTActctaggcatggacaaactttggttctccaggtgttttgggcttgaactcccacaattcctaacaggcggtaggctgttaggaattgtgggagttaaattcgaaaacatctggagggtccaagtttgctcatgcttgaGGGTAAAGGATCCCTTCCTACAGGGGTACAAGTAGGGATGGGTATGATTTATGACCCCACTAGCAACTTGTATGCAAGTCTTTATAAAGGTAATTTGGGATGGATTTTTTTAGTCCTGACAGAATAATATAATGCTCTGGCAATTCTGCTGTCTGTTAacaagaaaatattttccaaaatagCAAGAATTTCCACTGAAACAAACAGATAGTCAGTCAGAAAATCTGACCCCAACTCCCTCACTTCCAGAGAAAAGCTGAGAACTGGCCCAAACTTGGTGGCCAGACGCAACATAGTCTCACATCGTCTGCAGCTGGATGTACCGGAGTGGCCTGCAATGGGCCATGGTGGCAGCTGCTGACCCCATTCAGTTAAGGAAAAAAAGCGATTGAAATACATCAAAGAAAATGAGAACAGAATTGTACAGTTATTGAATAACCTTTCCCCATGGTAAATTCCTAAAGGTCTGCCAGCCACAGAGAAACCATGGAGGGGACCAGTTTAGCCTCTCTATAATAGGGAGCAGCCTGAAAGGCTGGGAAGTCCTCCATGACTTAGATCTTTCCCATCTTTCAATCCCCGTTCCTTTTTACCAGACCTTTCAGGCGCTGCGTCTGAGAATTACAGGCTTCTCGCTCAACCAAGGGTTTCTTCTTCCATGCTCAGCTTCATCCCTTTTCGCTCCCTGCTCAAGACTCTTGGGATTGGCTCCCTCGACGTTTGCAGGCAGCCTCTCCCTGCACTGCTTTTAAAGCTCAATTAAACACTTACTTGCTTTCTGAAGCATTTGGAATTGTCATTTAATATTGTTTGTACTCGTGTATAATTTGGTTATATGTATTTGTCAGTTTGTTTTATAACATATTCCATTGGTTTTTGTATTTCAATCTGGATAATTTGTTTCACAATTCTATTACACAGATTTATGTTGTATTACTCCCTCCATCCCTCATGTACGTATGTGTATTTTAAGTTGCACGCCTTCAACAACAGTGACTGTTTTGTTGTTCTTCTACAGGTTATCTGGAATCCCAAAGTTTGCAATATTCCAAACTCCTAAACTCTCTATATGAGTAGCTGAGAGAGTGATACTTCTGCAATATGAGGGTTCAAAGTACCCAAACCTATTTAAAATAATGTGCATGCAATCCCCTTCATGCTATGTGTAGAAGgtacatataaaacataaatgactttcgtgtttagactttggtcctatctccaaaatatttcattatatagGTGCATGCAaacacagatattccaaaatccagaataaaaaaactctgaaatccaaaacactgccagtcacaagcattttggataagggagattCAACCCTGTATTCTGCCAACTGCCGTGAACAATGTTGGTGCTAAAGTAGGCCCTCTAATTAGGCAGGTTTGTTGAATgaagttttaattatatatatgaagAGCCTTGAATTCTATAGAATTATGCTGGGTAaaactagaaaattcctagatcaGTGTTCGTTCTAGACATCCAAGGCGATTCTATGGTCAGTTTCTACGGCTTCCACAAAATCACACTGGAGACCCAGAGATAAcacatctctaggcattttctaggtcctccagtgctattctacATTTATTTCAGatagaaaaaaatacattatactcAAAAATACTCTAACTTGAAACATCATGGAATGTATCCCTTGCATAATATGCTGGCATACTACATATAAATAAATGACAAGAGTAACTTAAATATTGTAATCGCCAAGGCCATGAGTGTCGTCTTACCCGGTCTTGGCAAAATTGGTCCAGTAGGTCATAACAACCGCGCTCAGCATGACGTCGTTCTTGGAGAAGTTGCACGGGAAGAGGTCGGTGGCTCCGATCATGGGCACACCAAAGACGTACGGGATCTCATCTCCGTGGGCGGCGTCTGCCCACTCGGGCCGCGTGTCGGTCTGGCAGTGGTGGTAGAAGGTGTAGAAGTAGACCGGTGACTGGTACTCGGCGTGCAGCTTGGCGGTGGCCACGGCAGGCGCCACCCACTGGTGGTCTGTGAAGAGGGCCAGGAGGGTCTTGCGCCGCATCTCGCCGTTGTCCCGATCCGCCCAATCCGTGTACATGAACTTGATGGTCTCTCGCAAAATGTCCTTACCCTCCGGGTATCCGTACAAGTTGTCCACAAAGTTGGATATGGTGAAGTCGAAGTAGCTGGCCGAAATGCCATCCTCGTTCTCCATGGAGTCCTCCACAAACTTCAGGCCTTCCCCCTGGTTGACACCAATGAGGATGTCGTAGTTGAGGAACTCCCCTTGCTGCATCAAGATCTCCGGGTCATCCGGCACCACATCCCCATCCACCACGGGCCCGAAAGCAATGTGGTAGCGAGCCGGCTGGATATCCTGATCCACCAGCTCCCGGTAGGGTTTGCGCCGAAGGCAGTCGACCGTGTTGCTGGTGTCCATGTGGTCGCAGCCTACCTTGGAGGCCAGCATGCGGGTGTACTTGAGGGGCTGGTAGTTGACCGACCAGCTGGAGATGGCGGTGCCACTCTGAGCAATGGCTTTCTGGAACAGACCTGTGAAGAAGGAGAGGAATCATCAGTCCCAAGACCTTGGAAGAAGGTGGAAGGGGAAGGTGAGGAGCTCCCCTTGCTGCATCAGCTTAGGGTTGGCTTCCATCGGACgttggccacagagttgtgcttgAGGACTGAGAGAtccctagaaaagtgttctctcagaaaaaaaaaacattactaAGAGGGCTTACCCCCAGCTTTCTCACTTTTGTGGAAGtctggaaggctgactgtaaagTGGAGGCTGgggttagggcaggcatgggcaaacttcagccctccaggtattttggatttcagctcccacaattcctaacagccagtagaagttgaagtccaaaacacctggagggctgaagtttgcctataaCTGCTATAAAGGGTATCAcacaaattgttaatttgaccTCAGGCTTATAATCTAAATGAGAAGCGACACAGAAGAAAATGTCTAGCAACATGCCTGCATTCCACACTAGCCTTCCCAAAAGGAGGTAAAATGTGGAATTTTCCGCTCAGAGGGTTACCTTCCGAATGGTGGGAGAGGATGAGGAGGTTGACACAGGAGGCCCCGGCCCCCGAGCCAAAGATGGTGATCCGCTCAGGGTCTCCCCCGAAATGGCCAATGTTCTCGTTCAACCACCGCAAGGCCTGGATTTGGTCAAGGAGGCCGTAGTTTCCCTTGGCGGATTGGTCGCCGGTGCTCATGAAGCCTGAAGAGGAGGAAATGCAAATCGTGGTGTCAGGAAGAACCATCTTGGGCAATCCGTCGGTTACTGGGATAAATTTGGGGGGAGGAAGGGAATCCCCAAAGGAACCCTTTTCTCTTTGACTATTTCCTTGCAAAAATAGAAAATCATAATTAGCAAGAACGAACGGTGTGCTGGTTGGCCAAAAGGGCCAAAGTAATATAGTGGCCTGAGAGCTggactaattaattaattatgaaTGTGTTTAATTTCTACagcacctttctaggaatctgagagacctgggtttgaatctTCATTTGGCTGTGGAAAACCACTGGGAGGTGGACTAGGGATGCATCTAAACTGtcaaattaacacagtttgacaccgctttaactccTATGGCTCAACATTCAATGCTAAGCAATTTGGGAATTTTTTCCAACCTTTTCTTGAGTGTTTACCAACATTGATTTCATCCGCAATTTGTCCTTGTGTCCAGTCATGAAGACTGGAGGATGCAGTGAGATATAGTACTTACTTTCTATATAAAGAAGAATCCCTTAAGAAACAAGAGAGATAGAGCCAGTTTTCAATGGTTAAACTTTCAGGATGAAAGCTAGCAGAGGGccagttaccctgtttccccgaaaataagacatcccctgaaaataagacctagtagaagttttgctaaattgctaaatataaggcctcccccgaaagtaagacctagcaaagcttttgtctggaagcatgctcgctgaacagaacacctgagcatgcagggttggtacatgtacataccatagagtgttgtacatggaaataatggtagtaacaagaaattcttgataggattcacagtttgtctggttatgctggtttgtgatgacaactactgtatagtatatgataaatgttcatttttttgttcaactataaatgtgaattcttcttcatggaaaaataagacatcctctgaaaataagacctagcacatgtttgggagcaaaaattaatataatacactgtcttattttcggggaaacatggtaagtCTAATCCACATTCCTTTTCGTGAACTTGAACCCTGTTCCGAAGACACCAAATCTTGCCTGATT
This sequence is a window from Anolis carolinensis isolate JA03-04 chromosome 6, rAnoCar3.1.pri, whole genome shotgun sequence. Protein-coding genes within it:
- the nlgn2 gene encoding neuroligin-2 isoform X1, whose translation is MFLSPSSFVLRVLNIRTGSALFFWLLGLALRSLPLSGQKPEDKYPVVPTNYGKLRGIKKDLNNEILGPVVQYLGIPYATPPVGERRFQPPEAPASWSEVRNATAFAPVCPQNIHGMLPGIMLPVWFTDNLEIVAGYVQNQSEDCLYLNIYVPMEDGPLTKKREEASTNNPTPDEDIRDSGKKPVMLFIHGGSYMEGTGNMFDGSVLAAYGNVIVVTMNYRLGVLGFMSTGDQSAKGNYGLLDQIQALRWLNENIGHFGGDPERITIFGSGAGASCVNLLILSHHSEGLFQKAIAQSGTAISSWSVNYQPLKYTRMLASKVGCDHMDTSNTVDCLRRKPYRELVDQDIQPARYHIAFGPVVDGDVVPDDPEILMQQGEFLNYDILIGVNQGEGLKFVEDSMENEDGISASYFDFTISNFVDNLYGYPEGKDILRETIKFMYTDWADRDNGEMRRKTLLALFTDHQWVAPAVATAKLHAEYQSPVYFYTFYHHCQTDTRPEWADAAHGDEIPYVFGVPMIGATDLFPCNFSKNDVMLSAVVMTYWTNFAKTGDPNQPVPQDTKFIHTKPNRFEEVVWTKFNTKDKQYLHIGLKPRVRDNYRANKVAFWLELVPHLHNLHEPPYTSTTTRIPPAVTRWPSTGPLTTRRPMPTLPVDEDDVVRPQRYVPFPGDSRDYSTELSVTVAVGASLLFLNILAFAALYYKRDKRHELRSGRRLSPQRSAANDLVHGGQEEEIMSLQIKHSEHDAHDLEPLRPHEILRPACPPDYTLALRRAPDDVPLMTPNTITMIPSTITGMQALHPFNTFPTGHNNTLPHPHSTTRV
- the nlgn2 gene encoding neuroligin-2 isoform X2; translated protein: MFLSPSSFVLRVLNIRTGSALFFWLLGLALRSLPLSGQKPEDKYPVVPTNYGKLRGIKKDLNNEILGPVVQYLGIPYATPPVGERRFQPPEAPASWSEVRNATAFAPVCPQNIHGMLPGIMLPVWFTDNLEIVAGYVQNQSEDCLYLNIYVPMEDDIRDSGKKPVMLFIHGGSYMEGTGNMFDGSVLAAYGNVIVVTMNYRLGVLGFMSTGDQSAKGNYGLLDQIQALRWLNENIGHFGGDPERITIFGSGAGASCVNLLILSHHSEGLFQKAIAQSGTAISSWSVNYQPLKYTRMLASKVGCDHMDTSNTVDCLRRKPYRELVDQDIQPARYHIAFGPVVDGDVVPDDPEILMQQGEFLNYDILIGVNQGEGLKFVEDSMENEDGISASYFDFTISNFVDNLYGYPEGKDILRETIKFMYTDWADRDNGEMRRKTLLALFTDHQWVAPAVATAKLHAEYQSPVYFYTFYHHCQTDTRPEWADAAHGDEIPYVFGVPMIGATDLFPCNFSKNDVMLSAVVMTYWTNFAKTGDPNQPVPQDTKFIHTKPNRFEEVVWTKFNTKDKQYLHIGLKPRVRDNYRANKVAFWLELVPHLHNLHEPPYTSTTTRIPPAVTRWPSTGPLTTRRPMPTLPVDEDDVVRPQRYVPFPGDSRDYSTELSVTVAVGASLLFLNILAFAALYYKRDKRHELRSGRRLSPQRSAANDLVHGGQEEEIMSLQIKHSEHDAHDLEPLRPHEILRPACPPDYTLALRRAPDDVPLMTPNTITMIPSTITGMQALHPFNTFPTGHNNTLPHPHSTTRV
- the nlgn2 gene encoding neuroligin-2 isoform X3, which gives rise to MLFIHGGSYMEGTGNMFDGSVLAAYGNVIVVTMNYRLGVLGFMSTGDQSAKGNYGLLDQIQALRWLNENIGHFGGDPERITIFGSGAGASCVNLLILSHHSEGLFQKAIAQSGTAISSWSVNYQPLKYTRMLASKVGCDHMDTSNTVDCLRRKPYRELVDQDIQPARYHIAFGPVVDGDVVPDDPEILMQQGEFLNYDILIGVNQGEGLKFVEDSMENEDGISASYFDFTISNFVDNLYGYPEGKDILRETIKFMYTDWADRDNGEMRRKTLLALFTDHQWVAPAVATAKLHAEYQSPVYFYTFYHHCQTDTRPEWADAAHGDEIPYVFGVPMIGATDLFPCNFSKNDVMLSAVVMTYWTNFAKTGDPNQPVPQDTKFIHTKPNRFEEVVWTKFNTKDKQYLHIGLKPRVRDNYRANKVAFWLELVPHLHNLHEPPYTSTTTRIPPAVTRWPSTGPLTTRRPMPTLPVDEDDVVRPQRYVPFPGDSRDYSTELSVTVAVGASLLFLNILAFAALYYKRDKRHELRSGRRLSPQRSAANDLVHGGQEEEIMSLQIKHSEHDAHDLEPLRPHEILRPACPPDYTLALRRAPDDVPLMTPNTITMIPSTITGMQALHPFNTFPTGHNNTLPHPHSTTRV